TCGAATAATGTGGTGCGCAAATAGAGTTCTGTTGATATTTTAAGGGGACAATGGAACCCAAATCGGTTTTTCTGTacatacactactaaaaaatctctattttcccaCTAAAAAATGTTTAATGGCATtttcccactgaatgtcggtggaaaAAAATTAAATAGTGGTGCTCTCACGCGAAAAAATAATGAAATTTCCCAGCGTTTCAACGGGAACCTGTTTCCCACCATGTATTATCCCATTGAGCTGGTTCAATGCTAATGAGgtggaaaaatcatattttatagcaCAAATGTTTACTGAATATTGGTGGGAAAAAACTCTATTTCGAATAATGAGAAAGATCATATTGCACGTTTTACCCAATAAAAACATCATATTACACAGTTCTTTTTAAATTTAATTTAGTGAAACTTCTGTCTGCTCTTTTGCTTCTATTTTTACATTTGACATATCATTCAACCGTAACGCTATTCAAATGTTTATGCAGATTGCCTATTATGAACTATCTATAATTGGTCCATGATAAATGTCCCAAAATAACAATTTGTatttttggaaatgaagaaatttCTGGTAAGGAATGCTTTTCCCTTTAATGAGTCTTATGTGACGCGAATTCGAATTACTCGAGTCAGCGAATTATACCGAATGGTATAAAAGAATTTAAGAACTGCAAAATAAGCATATATCTTAAGTGACTATACAAACGACAcccaggaaaaaagaaaaagaaaaagagtcaATCGAGAACACGGATGATAAAGGCAAATTTTAAGGGGTGAAAAGCATGCACACTTTTTTAAAAGCAGTAAAATACAACAAAAGGTAGAAACTTTTCATCAATAATAGATTTTACAAAATCTGAATCTCGTTGCAACTTGCAATAACATATCCCGTTTTCAAGTATTAAATGCTAAAGCCGGCACGTCCACGATGCCAATCAAATAATAATTTAATAAGAACTCCAGAAAAGCTTTGATTAAACGAAAATTAATTCAGCTCTTTTTGAATCTTGACATCAGAGAAAATAAAAGattccattattttccataaccTTTTGAGCTCAATTAGAAAaatctattagaaaaaggatgATCTAAATTAGTATATACAGTTTTTACAACCAAAATTTTCAATTGAATGATTCTCAGTGACCTCATATTTTTGGCATTTGGTCAGAGACTCGAAAAAATAAGTTAGCACCCAAGGTGAGGTTTGACAGTCACTCAAGCGGGAAAAACTATTTCAATTAGGTAACTTTTTTAAATTTATCTAAGCCATGGTTGACACGGTTATCCGGAAACTATGATAGTAGGAGATTAATAGGAATCTAATGAAATAATCGAGATACGCGCAAGTTGATCTGAATACTATTGTCATATATAAATAAGGAAAAAAGCTGATAATTGGGACTAAAGAAAGTATAGCTTCACGCATTTGACATGCATTTCGATTTTGATAATCTCGTCATTAAATGCAATCCACGATATCTTTATTTTATCACCAATTATTTGTCATCCATATTATTAAAAAAGTAGCCTTTCACTATCATCACACCTCACTTGCAGCCATAACCAAATTGACCTAAATAGTTCTCTGCTAACTTGTTATAAACATTCAATAACACTAGAAAAGCCCAACATAGCTAGGGACTACAAAATTGTAAGAACTATGAAGTTCTTAGCTGATTTTCTGTCCTGTTATAGTGGTTCTGTTAGTGATAATAGTCCCAAAATCGAGGCATGTTCTCTTGTTCAAGTGACATGCCTAGAGGAAAACATTACCAGGGGTCGAAAATTAGCTCGTAGAAACTCATCATCAAAGGGATTGTGGCAGCCATCGCTATACACCATATCGGAAAATGAAACCATCAAAGCACAAGAACGGATCAAAGCGGCCAGCACCAAGAAGATGAAAACTTATAGACCAAAAACCAATTCTCAACCTTGTGTTTATTACAATGATCTGAGGTAAGCAGCTACTTTTCGTTAACATGAAATAACCACTGCTTGAAATTATAAGCGGCGGAGCTAGAGTTTTCACTAAAGaaattcaaaatatatataaaaaaaaaaaaaaaaaacaccaaatgATCAAGGGATTCAACATCCACTATACATACCTAAAAACATAATATTAGACCTATGTAATGTTCGGAGGACCCCTTGCGCCTCCTAGCTCCATCCCTGCTTGAAATCATAGGTGGTCTAGGGCATGTTACCATGAGTTCAGCTAACCTTGTTGTTTTTAACGTAAACTAttagaaaaatgaaataaaatatatacatattgtaagatcatatatatatatatatatatatatatatatatatatatatttgttattcagAACTCACCAACTCTGCAAACTTAAATTCGCCTCTGCCTCTGATCAGAAACTCGTATTTGGGAAACATGGGTAACCAAAATGCAGCTGTGGTTCTTATTTTTCGGGTATCCAAATCAGTGATTAATATTTGACATGTAATTTTGGCTCGTAGGGTACAAGCTCAGTTTCAGACAAGTATTATGGCACTATCGGCGGCAACCTTCTTGTTTTGATTGCCTTTTCTAGTTACTCTTTTCATATCTTTTGAAAAGTTCGCGTGCTTGTGGGGAACCACATTAGTCACG
Above is a genomic segment from Lycium barbarum isolate Lr01 chromosome 12, ASM1917538v2, whole genome shotgun sequence containing:
- the LOC132622384 gene encoding uncharacterized protein LOC132622384; amino-acid sequence: MKFLADFLSCYSGSVSDNSPKIEACSLVQVTCLEENITRGRKLARRNSSSKGLWQPSLYTISENETIKAQERIKAASTKKMKTYRPKTNSQPCVYYNDLRVQAQFQTSIMALSAATFLF